The following proteins come from a genomic window of Bacteroidota bacterium:
- a CDS encoding DUF2851 family protein has product MNNNVPETFLCYLWKFQLINLPLVSVDHNTIVVKKPGIRNTDGGPDFSNTLIKIGETIWAGNVEIHGKSSDWIKHNHHHDRKYENVILHVVFEDDLGPNYENFKPVAVLELKNRFDFKIYSKYQGFMQNQGWIACEKSINQISELTKVHFLQRLAIERIERKFNLLSEELLKNKSDIEQLFYVQLFRSFGFKTNVISFEMLIKSISLMVLIKHKDELLQMEALLFGQAGMLDQDFKDDYPNKLKSEYVYLKHKYALNPIQIHLWQYLRLWPSNFPTVRIAQLSAILHQNTSLFSQIIEAESTAELLQMFDASASKYWDTHYHFDKATKKKIKNFGIKASESILINCVIPILFIYGYRTAKPEQSDKALHFLENLKGENNAVIRQWKHLNLPTNNALQTQALIELKTQYCDFKKCLECEFGCELLNKK; this is encoded by the coding sequence ATGAATAATAATGTGCCCGAAACCTTTTTATGCTATCTATGGAAATTTCAATTGATTAATTTACCCCTTGTTAGTGTTGATCATAACACAATTGTGGTAAAAAAACCCGGCATTAGAAACACAGATGGCGGGCCTGATTTTTCAAATACTTTAATTAAAATTGGCGAAACCATCTGGGCTGGAAATGTTGAAATTCATGGAAAATCATCTGATTGGATCAAACACAATCACCATCATGATCGTAAATACGAAAATGTAATACTTCATGTTGTATTTGAGGATGACTTGGGTCCTAATTATGAAAACTTTAAACCTGTTGCTGTTTTGGAATTAAAGAACAGATTTGATTTTAAAATATATTCGAAATATCAGGGATTTATGCAAAATCAGGGTTGGATCGCCTGCGAAAAATCTATTAATCAAATTTCAGAATTAACCAAGGTACACTTTCTCCAACGCCTTGCTATTGAAAGGATCGAACGAAAATTTAATTTATTGAGTGAGGAATTGTTAAAAAACAAATCCGACATTGAGCAGCTTTTTTATGTTCAACTTTTTAGAAGCTTTGGGTTTAAAACCAATGTCATTTCCTTTGAAATGCTGATTAAATCAATTTCTCTCATGGTTTTAATAAAGCATAAAGATGAATTGCTGCAAATGGAAGCATTGTTATTTGGTCAGGCCGGAATGCTTGATCAAGATTTTAAGGATGATTACCCAAATAAGCTTAAAAGCGAATATGTATACCTGAAACATAAATACGCTTTAAACCCCATCCAGATTCATCTTTGGCAATATTTACGCTTGTGGCCCTCGAACTTCCCGACCGTCAGAATTGCCCAGCTTTCAGCAATTTTACATCAAAACACCTCCCTGTTTTCTCAAATAATTGAAGCTGAAAGCACTGCCGAATTACTTCAAATGTTTGATGCTTCAGCTTCAAAATATTGGGATACACATTACCATTTTGATAAAGCTACAAAAAAGAAAATTAAAAATTTTGGAATAAAAGCCTCAGAGAGTATTCTTATTAATTGCGTGATTCCCATCTTATTTATTTACGGATATCGCACGGCTAAACCTGAACAAAGTGATAAAGCACTGCATTTTCTGGAAAACCTAAAGGGCGAAAACAATGCCGTTATAAGACAATGGAAACATTTAAATCTACCAACCAACAATGCTTTACAAACTCAGGCACTTATTGAACTAAAAACTCAGTATTGCGATTTTAAAAAATGCCTGGAGTGCGAGTTTGGGTGTGAGTTGTTGAATAAAAAATAA
- a CDS encoding cell division protein ZapA: MDELTITVTIADRPYRLNIRKEEEEGIRKAAKTISEKIKQYSDNYAFNDRQDLLAMVCLEFANSSLVSEEKLFKSEDHFVERLSRIDQILSNSID; the protein is encoded by the coding sequence ATGGATGAACTAACAATTACAGTCACAATTGCTGACAGACCATATAGATTAAATATTAGAAAAGAAGAGGAAGAAGGAATACGGAAAGCAGCGAAAACGATTAGCGAGAAAATAAAGCAATATTCAGATAACTATGCCTTTAATGATAGGCAGGACCTGTTGGCCATGGTTTGTTTGGAATTTGCAAACAGTTCACTTGTATCTGAGGAAAAACTATTTAAATCCGAAGATCATTTTGTGGAAAGATTAAGTCGAATTGACCAAATCTTATCCAATAGCATAGATTAA
- the rny gene encoding ribonuclease Y has translation MDPILLNVIAAAGSLIVGGLITNIYINKSSNRKSTQIVQEAHEKAEVIKRDKILQAKEKFLQLRTEHENYLNERNSANQRTESRLTQKETSLNQKIEEVQRKQNELNLIKTNLTAQLEVVSKKQSELERSHYEHIEKLEKIAGLSAEEAKNQLVESLKGEAKSEAAIQIKDIIDEAKLTANTEAKKIVIETIQRTAAENAIENTVSVFNIESDEVKGRIIGREGRNIRALEALTGIEIIIDDSPDAIILSGFDPVRREIARLSLHKLVTDGRIHPARIEEVVAKTKKQIELEIIEIGKRTTIDLGIHNMHHELVRMIGRMKYRSSYGQNLLQHSREVANLCATMAAELGLNPKLAKRAGLLHDIGKVPDNEPELPHAILGMKLAEKFKEKPEICNAIGSHHDEVEMDSLIAPIVQVCDAISGARPGARREVVEAYIQRLNKLEELALTYPGVVKTYAIQAGRELRVIVGAEKVTDLEADQISIDLSKKIQEEMTYPGQIKITVIRETRAVNYAK, from the coding sequence ATGGACCCAATATTATTAAATGTTATTGCAGCTGCGGGCTCTTTAATTGTAGGTGGATTGATTACCAATATTTATATTAATAAATCCTCCAACAGAAAAAGCACACAGATCGTACAAGAAGCCCACGAAAAGGCCGAGGTAATCAAACGAGATAAAATATTGCAGGCCAAAGAGAAATTCCTGCAACTACGAACTGAACACGAGAATTATTTAAACGAGCGAAATTCAGCTAATCAGCGCACCGAAAGCCGATTGACACAAAAAGAAACCTCTCTCAATCAGAAAATCGAAGAAGTTCAGAGAAAGCAAAATGAATTAAATCTCATCAAAACCAACCTGACAGCTCAACTCGAAGTAGTTAGCAAAAAACAGTCGGAGTTGGAAAGATCTCATTATGAGCATATTGAAAAGCTGGAAAAAATAGCAGGCTTATCTGCAGAGGAAGCTAAAAACCAACTTGTTGAATCGTTAAAAGGTGAAGCGAAATCTGAAGCCGCCATTCAAATTAAAGATATCATCGATGAGGCAAAGCTGACAGCGAATACAGAAGCCAAAAAAATTGTGATTGAAACCATTCAGCGCACTGCTGCCGAAAATGCGATTGAAAATACAGTTTCCGTTTTTAATATTGAAAGTGATGAGGTCAAGGGCCGGATCATTGGTCGTGAAGGAAGAAATATCAGAGCGCTTGAAGCGCTTACAGGGATCGAAATCATCATCGACGATTCACCGGACGCAATTATCCTTTCGGGATTTGATCCCGTACGCAGAGAGATTGCTAGACTCTCTTTGCATAAATTGGTGACCGATGGCCGAATCCATCCTGCCCGTATCGAAGAAGTGGTTGCTAAGACCAAGAAGCAAATTGAACTCGAAATTATTGAAATAGGAAAACGAACTACCATCGACCTTGGGATTCATAATATGCATCATGAATTGGTAAGAATGATTGGAAGAATGAAATACCGTTCATCCTACGGTCAAAACTTATTACAGCATTCCCGTGAAGTTGCAAATTTATGTGCCACCATGGCAGCTGAATTAGGCTTGAATCCCAAATTAGCTAAACGTGCGGGTTTGTTGCATGATATTGGTAAAGTGCCTGATAATGAACCGGAATTGCCACACGCAATTTTAGGAATGAAATTGGCTGAAAAGTTCAAGGAGAAACCTGAAATTTGCAATGCCATTGGTTCTCACCACGACGAAGTTGAAATGGATTCATTAATTGCCCCAATTGTGCAAGTTTGTGATGCGATTTCAGGTGCCCGACCTGGTGCCCGACGTGAGGTTGTTGAAGCATATATCCAACGCTTAAATAAATTAGAAGAATTGGCACTTACTTATCCCGGAGTAGTAAAAACATACGCCATTCAAGCCGGACGTGAATTGCGTGTGATTGTTGGA